GCCCACCGACGTTTAAACATCAAAAAGGGAAACCAGTTGTATTACAACATGCTCTTGGCAAAGTAAGTGTAACTTTTGGCTAACTGactgaataaaataaatatgtactaaataaaaatatgctataatatattataattgctTTGTGTTTCAGAATATACCATATTTTGGAGAATATCAAAGACTTAGAGAACAGAAAATAGCTGAGATTAAACTTAACTCGAATCCACTCGATAAATCTGTCGAAATAACGAGACCTGCTCCAAAACCTATTGCGCCTGTACCAactataaaaaatgttattggtAAAGCTTTAAGTCATATCGGTACCTACAAGGACTTGAATAACAAAGAACAAGTGGTAGCGTTAATAGATGACGTAGGTTTTAatcgttttttaattatttcaagttttattcatttttatcattatatattaaGGGTAAACAATTCTATGCGTTAGGATATGTGCATAAACTGTGGAAAGTGTTATATGGCTTGTGCTGATTCTGGTTATCAAGCAATCAAATTTGATTCTAAAACTCACATTCCATTAGTAACAGATGATTGTACAGGCTGTACACTTTGTCTTTCAGTGTGTCCTATTATTGATTGTATTACGTAAGTTAGTTATTTATTAAGATAGAATTTTAGTTATGAAAAGcatataattgtttaatttatttttcagtatGGTACCTAAAACAATACCTCATGTTATTAAAAGAGGAATACCACTGAAAGGAACActtgaatttgaacatttttaaCTATAACAAGCACTTCAATAAGCGCTAATATTTGTTTCAGTGGTAACAACAAGTATATTctggtttttaatatttttatctagtACAAAAATTAACTTAATATAGTAACAGCTTGCTACAAATTATTTACACTATATTATTCAATTcactaaagattattaaaaatctgGATTATCAAACCATTGCATTATTTGTGGCAGTGAGAAGTTGTAATTATATTCATCACATTTGTTATTCATCAATCGATGTCTAAAATTTAATGATAACAaatcatattaaaaatattttgtacaaacaATTGAAGGAACTATGAGATATATTACCTTGTGTATTTTTTACAGTCTACAATAGGATAATCTGCCTGAAAGCATTGGGgtcttaaaacattaaaataggTTCTTCCAATATTAGTAGCAAAAATGTTATGAGCTTCTTTAAGACATTGATAAAATGCTCTATCACATTCACATGATGATCTGTACATAGAATATGTTTTTTAGTCCCTTTCAATTAATctaatgtaaattattaattaccttGTGAATATACCATTGTTTAAAAGTCCTTCTCGTTTTTCTCCTGCTGAAATATTCTCCAAACAAAGATCATGAGTTTTACAACAAGCATCTGTATTATCAAAAAATCCAAGATCTTCTCCATTTGGAGATACATTACCATCACCACACCAGTATGTTCCTAAAATTTACATTATCaacttatttatattaaaaaaatattaaataatattatatacctgGAAATATTGCcttaattttgaatttaaatgAGTTAAAAACATCACCAATTGTTGACTTTTTCTGTGTATTTTCATACTTGGGGAGCATATCAGATGCCAGTgcctttaaataatttttaatattcacaaTTTTCTTATGGATCGCTTGTTCAGAGTTTATTAGTATTTGAATTGACTTTTCCATTAAAGTAATATATGTTTCTTTTAATGTTATTGAATTAGAATCAGAATCAAGGGCCAAAGTGATTGTGgtacataataaaaatgtatagatTGTAAAAATCATGATATTTCTACTCATAGAACACGATTAGAAAATACGTGATGTAACAATTATCTTTCTATCATTTTATGTGACGTTCTTACTACGTAAACGGTAGTAGTTCAAGTTCTCCTCAATTGTATTGAATTTTACAGAGATAGTAACGCATCAGCAATTGGATTTTGATTAAAAAAGTACAGAAAGAAATGTTgctgttaaaaattaatttagcaAAGAGTAACTTCAAGATTACCTATCATTTTTTTAGACGACAGATTTTTTATCAAATGCTGTATCaacaataatgtataaaataatttactagTATTTATTAGTATAATCCACTTATGAGAAAACAGCAGATTTACTTAAAAATATCTatcttctattatttaaaatagatgCTGagatatcatatatattatagaatatatagatacgaatttttaaaaatcagttttattttataaaagaattgcacaaaacattatatatatatacacaaatcACAATAAGCACGACTATATTTAGCGTTTATGTTGTATCACTTAGCGATTCATTCGCATTCAATCCATTTTCTGTAATATCATCTGTGTCTAGAGTTTGTTTATCTTGCAAAGCACGTCGCTTTTGAAGCCTTGTGCATCGTGAACAACAGTGATTTTGTTTCGACCAACATGCACGATGATGAACAGCCGAGCACTGACGACAAGTGATAGAACTTGCATTCCATGGGTATATAATTTCATCATTACCACACAATTCGCATAAATGACCTCTGTACATTAACATTTAGCGGCTTAGTTATAAAATAACTTAGACAGAGTATCTTCGATCATTGAAGTTTACCTCGCTTTGCATAATTCACACTGTTCTGTGATGTGAGTATGCATAGTGTCATACACAGTACGAATTTCTTCTAAGAGTACTCCATTATTAAGATCAACGAGATCTTTAATCGAATAATTTCCCGAGTTTTCTATCATATGAGTGCGTATTCCAATTTTCCATGGTAATCCTTGTTTATTAGCTTCTGGACACAAAACTAAGTAACGCTTCATCATCTGCATTTCCTCCCGCATTctctgtttattatttatttttaattaataaaactctGCTTTTCTGATGAAAAGTCATAATCATTTAATTTACCTTCACTACAGAGAGATCTGGAActaaagtaaataattttgGATTTAATTCTTCAAGTAACAGAACAGAACGTTCTTCTAAAAGTGTTAAAAGCTGTGCAGCGGCACGGGAAACAAATCTTGGTTCCATGTCCCAATTTCTAATCACTCTTGCAGGAATTACCATTGCAGTATTCCAATGACATCTTTGACAATAATACAATCCACTATAGTCACAAAGACGGGGTTCAATCCATGCTGAttctatatttacaaataacgtattttaaaagaaatattaatacataaaaaaaatgttttcattTGTAACCCATATTTCCAAAAATTTCCCTTATGTATGTTACCTGTATTTTTAAATGGACTGCCAAAACAAGATAAAGATAGTCCTTTTGAGAAagcttgtaataaaaatatgatttatctaCATCACAACAATGTAGAATATCTCTTGTACATAGAAAGTTATTCTTTTCTAAAGTGAGTTTATTTTAATCTAATAATATACATCTTATAATGTGTTTATTAATGAATATACTTACTAAATGTTATTCGAACTTTGCATTCGGCACATCTGTATTTCTGACTTGATAAACCCTGTTCAGGACAAATATCTTTTGTGTAAGTATAACCACCAGCTTCACTAGCAACTACATGAACACACACTCTACATATATTATTTAGACATTTCCAATGGCAACAAAATTTGCAATCTATAACAATATAGTAAAAATTAAACATCATGGAAACACACAtttaaagataataaattatattttaacgaGTCTTACCACTACACATATACCATGATTGAAGCATGGTCCAAATAGCTCCACTGCAATGATCACAATATACAGGCCCAGAagtagttatataatatttttgtggTACTAAATGATGTCCTAAAATGACTTCTGTTTCAAGCAAATTTTCTTCTGATGTCTCTCTTAATTCTTGTACTCTTAAGCGTAATTCAATTAATCGTCTAACAAGCCATTTTCGTTCATCAGAACATTCTGCACTTTCTAAGACCATTTGCTTACACTTTTCTATCATATCTTTAAGATATTCTTCAGAAGTAGCCTGGaagtgaaatataattaaataaaacaaagaattattacaatatctgttatattatatttatataaattatttcatacctTAGATAATGAAAGTACAGTTTCCACTGATTTTAAACTAAAAGGTATAGCAGCTTTACTATCTGAACTATCATCTGCTTCTCCTGTCATATAATCAGATGACGAAGAAGGTGTTGATGGCACAGTATCAGAACTGTTAATTCTGGTTCTTGATTCATGATTAGAGTCgtatgatttatttatattattttttatatctacCATTTTCCATAGATACTGCAGTCAATTACAGGCTGGAAGTATTCTTGTAGCTACTTTTGTTGACTCTTATTAACTACACcattaaataaatactttaaatATCACATGTATGCTTATAGccaataataatattcattaatttctttatttgtgaATGACAGAAATTTTTAGATATTGGCATATcataattattaaaagatagtaatttataaatatgttataatagGCACCTACTTAAAAGCATAAAATGTTAAATGAAGCTATAAATTACATACCTAGCTTTTCTTAAAACTTGTAAGTGTAATGCTGGTAATACTTACTTGATATATCGTTTCATGTAAATTTCTGAACACTTtaaattatgtacattttaatatttaactaaatttttactTCTATGATACAgcattattatgttttaacgtatatacATACTACTTTCATGTTGTGGTACTTACATATAGGCAtgacaaatttgcaaactaCTGACATCTGTCAGCGCAAACGTCATATATTCGCTATTTATTATGAGAGTGTGTATTATACTTTTATCAACTTAAGCAATGATTACAATGATCGAATAATCGTTTTTTGTGATGTAATCGTATCAATTGATCGTTAGTATATGaatgataaaagaagaagagaataaattatacattataaccgtAATACAGATTATACGttgctttttatatatttttaaaatatcatatcatATTTAATGAAGATCATTTATGTACAAAAAATGTAGGTATATTGATAAatggaataaattatatataaaagatcAAAGTTTAATTACATTTTCGTTTCTAAAGTTTGCCTTAGATTAATGCCCGCCATGTCATCAtgaatgattttatttttaatcgaaagaCAGGCTTTGAACGATTACAGTGAGCTTACGTCGATTAGAATAAAATctacattataatatttttcatattccaTATCTCTTTTTACTTCAATTTGTTAGTAAAATTAAGCGTTTACATAATTATAGTActcatatattaaatatgtatatagctTGTACATACTTACTTTAAGTCGCAAGTATTTGATGCAGATACgcatataacgtatcacataacatataaatataaattacattactgtcgtaaaatataaaaattttgtaagtaACGTAACGATTAATTTGTCTCttaattcttatatttaaaatttgcacCAATGAGTTTCGCGCGTTTAATGCAAAGAACTGAATTCAGACATTTCCAATACGTTGATAGATGGCAGGAGTGCATCGCGATTTTTAAATCGATTCGCGGTTCTTCTGATCTCGGCGCGAAATTATGAAAAAAGGTTGTTCGGTCTCTTTGTCACAGAGAAGGATAGATATCGTTACTTTACGAAAGAGTAACAGCGAGAGCGAAAGAGTCCGTAGGACAAGGAAGAAATCGAGGCCCCGAATCTAAATAAATCGATCAGTAAATAGATCGAGCCTGCTTCCTACTGTTTTACGATTGGATAACAAGGGGAACAGGGGACGGGAGGTTGAGGAGAGAAGAGGCCGTGTATTTGTGGAGTTGAAGTCGGTAGCTACGATCGCCTTCTGGCAAACATTATCGTGACACCGTTTTGTGCGTGTTGAACAGTTGGCCGGGTTCGTTCGATCGGTTCTTCCGCCGTATCGACCGGTCCGGTTGTTGGCCGCGCGCTTCCGATCCATGAATCCAGTGATATAGTAATTTTCCTCGGTGTGTATTTAGCGTGCATCGTGATACAACGATTCTTCGGCGATTACTCGCGCAACTTACTGGCAAGTAACCATGAATCATTCTGTAAATTCGCGCACTAACTAAACTATATTCGTTTCGGCCGGTGCGCGGACACTTCCGTGTACATACTACGAATTCCTCTCGGTTGCCGCCGCGTTCCAAAcgctttcctttttattttttcttattttttaatcgcCGAAAAGCAAATTTGGGAAAGTAGATTTAATTCGAATCGTCGTCGATACTCGTAAATCGATCGGAAATTCAATTACCACGagtcttaaaaatattaatcgtttGTTTCCTGTCACTTTTTTATATCAGCGTTACGTAACGAGAATGAAATTTAGGAAAACTTTCGAATGCGAATTCTTTCCACCGTTGGTCCATATAAATCATTGTATGTCTTATTCAATGTGGTATCGTTTTCCTTAATTGGTACTTTTGAGAATGTCAATGTCAAAATTCTTATTAATTCACGTAAATTATTCTTTCTCAAACTTACTGTTCGTAATGGGAAGCTCTCTGCagatttttcgaaatttgaaTGCGCATAATTTTAGGCAACTCGGACACCTAGCACGGTCCGTGAAACAACTCTACAAAATTCACTCTCGTGTAATAACGAACTTTCACTTGTTTGCATTATAATCGATTAAATAGGCACGGAAATCGGTTTGGAGACTAATTTCTCCGAAGTTAATGACGTACTAGTTCAAATGCCGCAAACTGTTTCGGTTTAACGCTATTGTGAAAACGTGAATTTCAGATGTAGAACGACATGGCTATCAgcataaaattcacaaaatttgACAACACACCATGGGGATTTCGATTAGCGGGTGGAAGCGATTTCCCACAACCGCTGACTGTGATCAGAGTACGTactctatattatatatcagacattatctttttattatttaaatgtacCGATACGAATGTATTCAGACATATAGATAAGTTACAGTTTTTAGTTTAAATAGTCgatgaataattaataagaaactGATACACGTGTATTTTACCTAGATTACTGCGCAATAAACGTTCGTATAACCGAATGCACGACAGTATAATAGGTTGCATACTTGCAGGAGTATATGACGATACCGATGTTTTAGAAACATCGGTAAGGTAGAATAATTCTAAGGTAGAATTGGTAGAAATTCCTGCATTACCGACTCTGCGGTATTTCAAGTGAAAGTGCAACCGTaactgtaaatatatgtatatacatactgcATATTGAAACGCATTGATAATTATTCTCGAATCGTACGATTCTAACGAGTTTCGATCTTTACATATTTTTAGCAAAACATAGAttgaataaaaatggaaatcgatttagaaatatttcttagGTGACTGAGGGAAGCCTGGCAGAATGTATGGGTTTAAAAGTCGGCGATGTGGTAGTGAGATTAAACGACCAACCCATCAGTAGCTTGACCCACGGTCAGGCACACGAAGAACTAATGCGAGCAGGGAATAATTTTGTTCTGGGTGTACAGAGGTAAGTACTTACCTAAAAGGGGTACACAGAAGAGAATCCTATCGACTCCTCGAAGAGAGTAGTTCGATTTCTACCGAAAGTAGATCTACGAGCTAGCCATGAAAACAATTCGATATCAATGTCAACGACACGCTGTATCGTTACACTGAATTGACCCGCGTGGAGGGCAAGCTTAACTTGAACTACTTTTAACTGCAACTTTATTTCGAGTACCTCATGATTCATGACGAACATCCTTCGATGAACGCTACTGAAATTTACATTGCACGGCAATTTATCAGATGAATTATCGgtaatattttaacgaaaaaggaaaaagattgaaaaagatGGGAAAAACATATCGATGTCCCTGTATATTTCGTACGCATTATTATAACGCGTCGCAGCAAGAATATCCCAGCGTACGGGCAACGTGTGGTAACGAGAATTGCAACACTTATAAATAGGTGACCCAGAATGAAATCTGTTTATCATTGGTTGGCGATTTTATTGCTGGCATTTACACCGCGCACATTTGTTCCACGATCCCTCATTACCCTTTCGCGCGTGAACCGGCTCGCATTAAGCTTCAAAAAGCAGTTAAATTCGTTCCCCGTTCTAATTCCACTCACCTAGAAGATCGCTGTTCGCGGAACAGTGTACAGACCACGCGTGACAGATCGATCGAAACATTTCAATTCGAAACACTATTAATCAGGCGCGACTGTGTTACACAGAGAAGAAGATTCGCTGAAGGCTGTGGAGGCGTTGTCCGAAGAGAACATTGTACCCTATAAGATTCCGGTACGTATCTTAAAACAATGTCCATAAATTCGATGTtgcttgaatattttattcgattgaaagttcaaattttcTGCCTGTTCGATCGGCCTTCATAAACACGTTCGTTAGCTCGCAGATTTGCCACCTGTTTTCCCAGAGAAAATACTGAAAGAGGAAACTGTGATCGAGCGGCACGAGGAAATAACGTGCGAAGTAAAGCCGGGCGAAGAGGAGGTGAAGCCAGAAGTGGAACCACTGCCGGACAAGCCTAAGGACGCCAACAGCGAGATCGTACCGAATCAGAATCTTACGGACGACGAGATTGCGCAATTGATCCTCGAAGAAGAAGAACTTTTGACCGACAAAGGCGTTTTGGGGTATACGTTTGGTTATTTTACTTGTCCTGCTTCTCTTACAGTTAAAAACGGATAACGAAGAATTACGTTATCGGCAGGTTTCTAATAATGTACGCATTCCAGGGTGAACTTTAAGAAACTCAAGCCCCGCGTCACCGCTCTGAAACAATCGAAGGTGATCGAAGAACTTCAGAATATCGCCACAGCCGAACCACCTTTGGTCGAACAGTTGAGACGTACCTCGGTGTTTCTGCAAAAACCACAAAGACCGATACCAACGCCTCGTAAGAAACAGGAGGAACAAGAAGAGACAGAAGTCGAGTCGTACAAAGTGGTGATAAAGAAGCAGAAAAAGCGGAGCGTGACCGACCGACTGCTAGAGAAGGGTCTGCTGAAACCTGAGGACGCAAGTACTCCGGAACCACCTACTCCCGAGGTAAACatggaaaatattgaaatggaGACGAAAATCGAGGGAAACGATTCGTCGATCGTTTTGTCCATACCGCTCGATGATAGTTTATGCTCGCAACAAACGCTCGAACCAATCGTCGCGCGTTCCACGGTGTCGTCCTCTCCGTGTCTCGAACTTCCAATCGAGATTTGCCAGAGTCAGTCTTCTCTCGATATCGAACCTGAAACTTGTACGAACTTGGTATCGGATGTTACATCCCCGGTACAGTTATCGAAACGCAGAGAGAAGGTAGCGTTAGCACGACGTGCGCCGAACAAGTGCAAGTTGAAGAGCTTCTGTACGAGAGGGCATTACTTCCGAAGGTGTTTGTTCGGGAAGAAAAGCCACGGTGACGTTAAGAAAGCGATTAAAGTAAAGCCTTCGTTCAGGGGACGGTTCCAGGAAAGCGGCGCTGTGCGATCGAGCGGTCGCAGCATGGAGCAGCTTCAACAACTTCCACGTCGCTATAGCATCGAGAAATCTTCGAAATCCAGGATCAAAGGTCGTTACCTCGAGACATACTTGAAACGAGAGGATAATTGGATGAGGCGAATGATCGACGGATTGTTCGAGAAGACCGATAGCTTTTCCTCCAGCAAATTATTCGATAGGCTGTTATCAAACAGACGAATCTCGTTGAGAAAAACTCGTTACGCGGAGAAAATACTTGTTCGAAGCGGAAATTTTGTCACGGTTCGCCTTCGTTCCGATATTCTGAGATGTTTCAAACAAGGATATTCGACGGTCATCGGAAATTCTATAAAACCCAAGTCACAAATTGACAAACGTTTGTATTTTAAAGGTCATTACATTCGGCGCATTCTTTCGCGCAATCTTGTCCGTTTGATTAACTATGTCAAAGACGCAGCGTGTTTGAAGGATGTTGGCAGGAAAGACAGAAGGAGAAGCTCGACGACGATTAAAACGAAAGGTCGTTATTTAGAGACGTATCTGTTCGAAAACGTACTCTTCGATTTGCAGGATCTTCGCGATCGTTTCTCGGCACGCTCGACCGTTGTCTCGTCGAGGAAGAAATTTTTCGCTCGAACTCGTTACGTCGAACGTATCCTTAAAAACCACTTGGACGCTCTTGGTTTAATCGTAAACTACATTCGCTGCCAGGTTGTCCGAGGTATTTCCGATTCTTCCGTCGTTATTCCAGGCTGCTCGTCCTTGAACTCGCGCCAAACCGACGCGCCTGTGTCGTCCATGAAAGAAGACGACGTCCTCTCCAATTTGATCCGTTCCTCCAAAGACTTTATCTCGGCCGAGGTTTTTCACCGTGGCAGTAGACGACTCTCAAGATCATCCAGAGGTAGCATATCTGCCGGCTCTTCCAACATCTCCGATACTTTCGGAAGCTATCTCTTTAATTGGCTTCCTACGAAGTTGACCAGAGAATCGGCCGATCGAACGATTAACGATAAAAAGATGATTCAGGATAACGATCGTGACGGTCGTAGGCTATCTTTCGTGCCGACTATTCTTTACGAGGGTCTAACGAATCGTATAGACGTGGATTTCACTAGATTAGTGGCATATGCGTTTGTCCCTTGTACCTCGATCATTTTGCTGTACATGTACAAGTAATATTCGTATCGAGTAAACAGTCTAATCAACGTCTATTTAGATAAGGTACTAGATTCGAGACGGTACTATTAATGATTACGATTATGTTTAGATTTAAAACGACATCACTTGTTCTAGGACATCCCTAACAGACGCTAGATCATCATGGACCATCTGTAAAcgtataaaaaaatgaaaaagtgttCGTCGTTCGTAAAAGTGTGTGTTGTATCTTCTGTCCAATGTAACCGTAACCTTTCTCTCGTAACTAGAGATAGCCAATTATACTTGTTTCCAGGGCCGTGCAGCAGCCGGACAAAGAAAATTTATCCatcaactaaaaaaaaaaaaaaaaaaaatacacataAATTAAACTTGTCTTTTGTGGAAAAAATTGTGAAAGTACTTTGtctgttatacgttacatgttttatttaACCAGCTGACGAAAGAGACGTGGCGTATGTTTAAGGTAATGCAAGATAAAATGCACGGTCCTGCAAGTATATGTAACGTAGTATGTACTTAAAGAAGTTCAGTGATCGCGCTCGCACGTCGATCCATTGATATCTAGTCTAACGAGTGTACAGAAATCTCGCGTTATCATGCACGCGCAGATCGATGCATGTAATATCTACGTATAATTACCTCAATGTCAATGTACTCACGATGGATTGTCGAGAGAAAAGTACATTCGAAATAAAATGCGTATATCTGGATGCACCCAATGCTAAAATTCTCGATAATAATTCCCTTAATATCAAAATGGAGCAATTAGGACGCTGCGTTTCGCCCGGGATCACGATTCTCCCAAAAATCCTATTCTGTTTTCCAGAAACGATGACGAATGGATCGGAGGTGCATACGTAACTCGAGATTGAACGACGCGATTGAAAAAACCGATTCGCTTGTTAAGCGATAACAGGTAAATTAGCGTGACAACGCGACGCAGGTGGCAAAAGCGTTCCGTATGCACTTCGATCCCGTGTCTTTGCACGACAGACCGGACGAACGTTCACCGTTCACCATCCACGAGCCCTGTATACTCTGTACATAGTTTGTTGTCTGAATTCAGGCGACACCATCGGCCACTCCAGAGCCAAGCGGCTGTAGATCGGATCAAGAACGCGAGCTCGAGTCGCGTCCCGAATCGAAAGCCGAATCGAAAGCCGAATCGAAGCCGGAGGAAAGCGAAAACGAGCAGCAACCGGAAGAAACGATACCGTGCAACGAGGGGGACGCCGAGATCGCGAGCGTTCACGAGGAGGAAACGCAGCAGGAGCGAACGACACAGGGATCTATTCTGAGCGAGATCGAGAAAGAGATGGCGAACGTGGCAGCGAAGGTCGATAAAGAGAAGATCAAGGAACTTGTCAGTACGGAGATTAACCTGGAGAAACAGCTGGAGAACGTGCAACGACAGTTATTGGCGTTGAAGCAGCTACCGAGCGAGATCGAGAGTCACCTGAGAATCGTGTCGGAGCAACTGCAGAAGATCATGGAGCTGAGCGGTGTACAAAACGGCGCCACTGACAACAACGAGGGGCGACGAGGTATGCTCGCTCTCTAAGATTACATTTTCGAGCGAATAAGCCTCGATCGGTATCTCGTGCCAGCCTACGCACAcgcatattttcaaattttacgcgTTCGCGACTTTTGAAGCGCTGCCAAGCGTCAACTACGTCCGGCCTAACCGATGTTTCGTTGCGAAACCAACCAGACTGCCTTCGATTCGATTTGCCAGCCATTCGCGCTCCTTCCTCGCATAACTCGAAACTCTTTCGGCATAGTTATCGTTCCAGAGTTGCACGATGAAACGATGGGCTCGTTTATTTGATTTTTCAGAAGCGCAAGAAGAAGCGGAGGAGGTGAAAGAATCGGAAGAACGGCACGAGGAACACGAGGAACTGGAGGAAACGGAGGAACACGATGTGACCGAGTACACCGAAGATATTTCGTACTCGGCCTATTCCGATGAACACGTGCAAATCGTTCGAGCCAGCGAGGAGGACGACGAAGAGACCGAGACGCAGGAACTGGAAGGAACTCTGTCCGTAAAGAGCGAAGAAGGAAGCAGAGTGAAGAAATTTGTCGTTTCGTACGAGACGAAGGTTTTGAAATCGCCGAGCCCTGCACCTTCTTCTCATGGTAAATATTTGATAAACTCGTCGTCGCATCGATCGATAAAACGATCTTTACAAACTATTATCGTGAAAGAAAGATAACGGAAACACGGCGATGTGTATTATAGGCAGTTTCGAACCAGATCCGAATCTATCGGCAAAAGATCAAGTTATTCAGGAGTTGCAGGTATTCCAGAGAATGATACGGAATGTAAATTGAATGTGCAGTAACTGTTGTTCTTACACTGTGTCATCTAGCATATTCCAGCATCCTGTACTTTATCTTAATCGCATCGATGTATTGGAGAATTTCGTCGTTCTTCGACAAATATCAAAGAATGCATCTCTCTTTTTTGAGTTACcctagaaaaaagaaaaagaaaagaaaaaagaacctaaaaatttaataacttaaCGTGAGAAACACTAATTTGTTTCCCTAATTGTATCCTTATACCTCGTGAAGATGAAGTTATCTGTGCCATGTACATTCCATTGAACGTCTGAACGGGAAGCACGCGGATTCCTTCGTAACCCCGTGTCAAAAGCATTCCTGGATCGTGAAGAAACGATTAATTTAAATAGCTATGGATCGTGGAATGATGTTTTTCATACGTTTGCAGCAGAGAGTAAAGCAACGAGGGAGAAAACGTTCGCAAGATCTCTGGCCCCAGGCTAAGCAGGTCGAACTTACGCGCGGCCGCAGATGGAGGTGTCCGAATGATTTCTTCAACGACGAAATGATTGCCGAGGTTTTATCTTCCCAGGCGGAAGTGATTCGAGGCAGAGCTCTAGGGTAAGCTTAactttttatcaatttcatgTGAATTTGCATTCCTACGATAATGATTTAATAA
The Bombus terrestris chromosome 10, iyBomTerr1.2, whole genome shotgun sequence genome window above contains:
- the LOC100643293 gene encoding centrosome-associated protein CEP250 isoform X3; this translates as MAISIKFTKFDNTPWGFRLAGGSDFPQPLTVIRVTEGSLAECMGLKVGDVVVRLNDQPISSLTHGQAHEELMRAGNNFVLGVQREEDSLKAVEALSEENIVPYKIPLADLPPVFPEKILKEETVIERHEEITCEVKPGEEEVKPEVEPLPDKPKDANSEIVPNQNLTDDEIAQLILEEEELLTDKGVLGVNFKKLKPRVTALKQSKVIEELQNIATAEPPLVEQLRRTSVFLQKPQRPIPTPRKKQEEQEETEVESYKVVIKKQKKRSVTDRLLEKGLLKPEDASTPEPPTPEATPSATPEPSGCRSDQERELESRPESKAESKAESKPEESENEQQPEETIPCNEGDAEIASVHEEETQQERTTQGSILSEIEKEMANVAAKVDKEKIKELVSTEINLEKQLENVQRQLLALKQLPSEIESHLRIVSEQLQKIMELSGVQNGATDNNEGRREAQEEAEEVKESEERHEEHEELEETEEHDVTEYTEDISYSAYSDEHVQIVRASEEDDEETETQELEGTLSVKSEEGSRVKKFVVSYETKVLKSPSPAPSSHGSFEPDPNLSAKDQVIQELQQRVKQRGRKRSQDLWPQAKQVELTRGRRWRCPNDFFNDEMIAEVLSSQAEVIRGRALGVNFKKYEKTNLPNYDHLMNSSVYKMIHKMEREPKRGIPARPAKVNAAEDIIERVKSPALSIADDRSTRSVSH
- the LOC100643293 gene encoding centrosome-associated protein CEP250 isoform X4, with the translated sequence MAISIKFTKFDNTPWGFRLAGGSDFPQPLTVIRVTEGSLAECMGLKVGDVVVRLNDQPISSLTHGQAHEELMRAGNNFVLGVQREEDSLKAVEALSEENIVPYKIPLADLPPVFPEKILKEETVIERHEEITCEVKPGEEEVKPEVEPLPDKPKDANSEIVPNQNLTDDEIAQLILEEEELLTDKGVLGVNFKKLKPRVTALKQSKVIEELQNIATAEPPLVEQLRRTSVFLQKPQRPIPTPRKKQEEQEETEVESYKVVIKKQKKRSVTDRLLEKGLLKPEDASTPEPPTPEATPSATPEPSGCRSDQERELESRPESKAESKAESKPEESENEQQPEETIPCNEGDAEIASVHEEETQQERTTQGSILSEIEKEMANVAAKVDKEKIKELVSTEINLEKQLENVQRQLLALKQLPSEIESHLRIVSEQLQKIMELSGVQNGATDNNEGRREAQEEAEEVKESEERHEEHEELEETEEHDVTEYTEDISYSAYSDEHVQIVRASEEDDEETETQELEGTLSVKSEEGSRVKKFVVSYETKVLKSPSPAPSSHGSFEPDPNLSAKDQVIQELQRVKQRGRKRSQDLWPQAKQVELTRGRRWRCPNDFFNDEMIAEVLSSQAEVIRGRALGVNFKKYEKTNLPNYDHLMNSSVYKMIHKMEREPKRGIPARPAKVNAAEDIIERVKSPALSIADDRSTRSVSH
- the LOC100643293 gene encoding probable inactive protein kinase DDB_G0270444 isoform X5 — translated: MAISIKFTKFDNTPWGFRLAGGSDFPQPLTVIRVTEGSLAECMGLKVGDVVVRLNDQPISSLTHGQAHEELMRAGNNFVLGVQREEDSLKAVEALSEENIVPYKIPLADLPPVFPEKILKEETVIERHEEITCEVKPGEEEVKPEVEPLPDKPKDANSEIVPNQNLTDDEIAQLILEEEELLTDKGVLGVNFKKLKPRVTALKQSKVIEELQNIATAEPPLVEQLRRTSVFLQKPQRPIPTPRKKQEEQEETEVESYKVVIKKQKKRSVTDRLLEKGLLKPEDASTPEPPTPEATPSATPEPSGCRSDQERELESRPESKAESKAESKPEESENEQQPEETIPCNEGDAEIASVHEEETQQERTTQGSILSEIEKEMANVAAKVDKEKIKELVSTEINLEKQLENVQRQLLALKQLPSEIESHLRIVSEQLQKIMELSGVQNGATDNNEGRREAQEEAEEVKESEERHEEHEELEETEEHDVTEYTEDISYSAYSDEHVQIVRASEEDDEETETQELEGTLSVKSEEGSRVKKFVVSYETKVLKSPSPAPSSHAESKATREKTFARSLAPG